The Phoenix dactylifera cultivar Barhee BC4 chromosome 12, palm_55x_up_171113_PBpolish2nd_filt_p, whole genome shotgun sequence genome includes the window CACCGAAAGCACTCAACTTTGGACTTGTCTGCTGACTTTGGTCTATAGGAAATCTGAAATCTGCCacgcccccttcctcttccttcaaAAAACTGAGTTTGCTGATTTCTTCCTCTACCTCTGCCTCTTCCTCTGTTTAATCTATTTGAAAATGAAGAAGAGGTGCCGATTGTGGCCTTTAAAGCTTGCTCATTCTGCTCTTGTCGATTCAGCTTCCTTTCATGTACCAGCAAGGAACTTTCAAGTTCTTCAAGTGACATTTCATCAAGATCATTTGCCTCCTCAATAGCACAGAcaacaaaattatattttggtGTCATTGAACGCAGTATCTTCTCAACAACAGTAACATCTTGTGTCTTATCACCATAGGTCCTCAATTTGTTGACAATTGCCATTGTCCTAGAGAAATAGTCAGTAACAGTCTCACCCTCTTTCATTCGAAGTATTTCAAACTCCGAACGAAGTGCTTGAAGCTGCTGCCTCTTTGTTTTTGTGGTTCCCTGGTACTTTTTCTTCATTGAATCCCAAATTTGCTTGGAGGTATCTTTGCAAAGAATAGTCTCCAAGATTGTCCGATCAATTGCCTGAAAAAGATAATTTTTTGCTTTGAGATCCTTCAATTTTAAAGCCTCCAACTCTGCCTTCTGAGCTTCTGACATCCTAGCAGTTGGTTCTGCTACTCCAGACTCAACCACATCCCAATACTCTTTGGACCTCAAGAAATTCTCCATCAGCATGCTCCAATGATCATAGTGACCATCAAAGCGAGGAATTGCTGGCTGCACAAAGGTTTCAGACGCCATTAGCTGCTGCGTTTGGTCCCCTCAAtgaacctgctctgataccaaatgtagaAAAACAGAGTTGAACAAAAGCTTTAAGGTGAATATTCTTTGAGGAATTAAAGCTAACACCTGCTGGGCATAAACAGATTTACAAGTGAAACAAACTAAAGGAATGTAAACTCAAGCCAATTGGAAGAGGAAATTCATCTGTTCATATTCTTCAAGAGAAAGAAAACGACCTTACAAAATGGGCTAAAAACAACAACTAAATTAAGCTAAAAATTAGCAACCACTTAGCAACTACTTAGAAACCATCTAGCAACTACTTAGAAACCACTTAGCCACTAAAAAACAATATAACATGTAATCCTGATAACTAGGAAGCTTAAAGACACGTAGCCAACTAATACCCAAAGAATAGGACAACAGATAACTAAAAAATTATTCAACACATACTCCTTTACTCGTAGTTACTCAGACTGCATACTTGTTTTGGGGGGTTTGGCTCCTCAATAAATTCATGCTGATCTTATGATACCATGCTTCAGAATTTTGTAGTACCAGACTGTCGGGCTAACCAGCCATGAAACACAGGTGGTTTTAGTGTGGCTTTTGATCCCCTCGATGGTTCCAGTATCGTTGACACAAATTTCACCGTTGGCACGATATTTGGTGTTTGGCCTGGTGGCAGGCTTACGGGTGTGACAGGAAGAGATCAAGTTGCTGCAGCTATGGGCATATATGGACCTCGAACGACCTATATTATGGCTCTAAAAGATTGCCCTGGAACCCATGAATTCCTTCTTATGGATGAAGGTTGGTTGCTCAGAACATCCACTGATTTATCTAGCATCATTGGCTTTGGTCTCCTCTGTTTTCGTGGCGATTAAGGCCTTCTGACAATTGGTCATGGCCTAGGCAAGTGGCAGCATGTCAAAGACACCACATCCATTGGTGAAGGCAAGATGTTTTCTCCCGGAAATCTAAGGGCTACATGTGACAACCCTGCCTATGATAAGGTATTCAACTAAATCTATCGTCTCTTCCACCGTAATGTTCCTGTTAGTAAGGATATCGCCGGATCCAGGTTTAACTAATGAACATGCATGCGTCCCCGCAGCTGATCAGCTACTATGTGAGAGAGAAGTACACATTGCGCTACACTGGAGGAATGGTGCCAGATGTCAATCAGGTGATAGCTCTCACATTGCTAATACTTACGTTTCTTTTCATTGAGACAAGCAAAGAATTATGTCAAGTGATTAATAATGTAATAAATTATCATGAGGCTGGTAcgcaagttgaaaattagcagAACTATGCTTCAGATCTCATAGTGTGTTTCGTTGAGTCCAGTTGTTTGTTTCTCGACAGCATGAATCTTCAAGCAGCAACTTGGACCATCATTAATTAGCAGTCCTTCCTTATAGATCGATCCCTTAAAATCAGTTGCGTGATATTGCTCATTAGTTAAAAAGTATGGTTTCTTTCTTGATTGTAATAGCAGTAATACGTTTCCATAGATCAAATATGCTTTAAGACTTCTTTCCTCTTATAAGCAACCTCATGCTATCGTACCTAGCTGCTTTTGATGCATGCAAAAGGTGGATGAGAAAGCAATACATACAGAATAAGTAATGAGCTCGTGTACCTTAGGATTGGGAGACTGGTACTTGAACTCTTCAGCTTTTCACATGCTCATCTTTTGATCGGTTTCTGTTCGCAGATCATCGTGAAAGAGAAAGGCATCTTCACCAATGTATCATCCCCAACTTCTAAAGCTAAGCTGAGGCTTCTGTTTGAATGTGCTCCCCTGGGGTTCCTAATGGAGAAAGCGGGAGGATGTAGCAGTGATGGCACACAATCTATACTCGACAAGGTGATCGACAACCTTGATGACCGCACCCAAGTCGCTTATGGATCCAAGAATGAAATCATCCGGTTTGAGGAAACTCTATATGGCTCATCTAGATTCGCAGCTGGTACACCTGTTGGGGCCACTGCCTAAACCGAGTTGCCTGTGGTCGTTCCTTCAGCCTCTTCATACCAATATTTTCAAATATCACAATGTAATGTACGTAGTGCACATCCGGTTCGATTTCCAACTTCACATCGATGGTGATGGAAGGGTGGGCAAGGGAAGAAGCAACATCCACTTATAAGTATCTGTCGagcatattttttctaaaagcaATTTTACTCTCCCTCGTCAAGTTCCTCTTGGCAATGCTCAGACTTTTTTTAACTCTTCACAGGAGAAAGAAATTGGAAGAGAATTAATAAGTTCACCAGAATAATACATGGGACTTCTTCTGGGATTTCTGATTGGTTGATTTTCTAGCTATGGCATTCTTTTTATTCCCCAATATTCTTTCCTCATCAGAAACTCTGTTCAATATTTTCATCAATCATGAGCtacaataataatatttatatataattacaATCGTACAGTAATATCAAGATGAAATTAATGCTTCTGTGCAAATTATATACACAAaacttaattatttatttgaaagaACGCATGCTAAGAAGAAGATGTCGAAATTATTGATGAGATAGGACAAGCGTCCTTAAGGACTGATGGACACGAAATTAATGCATGATGGCAGATGTGTACAATGGGGCACCAACTGCACATTCACATTACAGATGTGAAGTTGCCATCACTTTCCTG containing:
- the LOC103695496 gene encoding sedoheptulose-1,7-bisphosphatase, chloroplastic-like translates to MEAGVASYACGTLPHNVLNRPRFAAPSSAPPFSRSHRNHGLKSSSLFGESLRVMSKSLPRISKVAGSNSLITKCEIGDSLEEFLTKATPDKNLIRLLMSMGEALRTISFKVRTASCGGTACVNLFGDEQLAVDLLANKLLFEALQYSHVCKYACSEEVPELQDMGGPAEGGFSVAFDPLDGSSIVDTNFTVGTIFGVWPGGRLTGVTGRDQVAAAMGIYGPRTTYIMALKDCPGTHEFLLMDEGKWQHVKDTTSIGEGKMFSPGNLRATCDNPAYDKLISYYVREKYTLRYTGGMVPDVNQIIVKEKGIFTNVSSPTSKAKLRLLFECAPLGFLMEKAGGCSSDGTQSILDKVIDNLDDRTQVAYGSKNEIIRFEETLYGSSRFAAGTPVGATA